The Brachyspira hyodysenteriae ATCC 27164 genome includes a window with the following:
- a CDS encoding VWA domain-containing protein: MKQFNNDSYKDEIKKTEIMAKGVFNTAFNNIDNDQRLSEELEIKITKWKKDLNVFINDNNPYHDNKTELNIALKKLKNSNISREDIFNDLNSLNALSIDTNFWKERLLNSDNLNILKKNIISVWEKTYNKKNNDWLVSTVKDRRDKFISDIESWINLLKKLKYMSNILRIKTGVLWDFRVGELEEADISLLKRWVDFINEYKDIEVICDSIGRRIDIEKSLKNVEFKNTYSNTNKKISSKEEIVGIYFAKDIENVIPEELSLLCNEESEKLFKLKYIENRLMCFDKSAYVFNDERDNIVKAGYREGKGDMIICIDTSGSMKGINEYIAKATMFKMVMQALSENRNAYLINFSTEIYTCKFTKENGIEDLIKFLKLSYHGGSDIYKALYEANRMMNTSSFRNADVLVLSDFIMEDIPNNLVTMCSKQKNNGNKYFAVSIGKFPFGYSYRKVFNRHWIFDIDNGLKSIY, encoded by the coding sequence ATGAAACAATTTAATAATGATTCTTATAAAGATGAAATAAAGAAAACAGAAATAATGGCTAAAGGAGTTTTTAATACTGCTTTCAATAATATTGATAATGATCAAAGACTATCAGAAGAATTAGAAATAAAAATTACTAAATGGAAAAAAGATTTAAATGTATTTATAAATGATAATAATCCATACCATGATAATAAAACAGAATTGAATATTGCATTAAAAAAATTAAAAAATAGTAATATTAGCAGAGAAGATATATTTAATGATTTAAATAGCTTAAATGCTTTATCAATTGATACTAATTTTTGGAAAGAAAGATTATTAAATTCAGATAATCTAAATATTTTAAAAAAGAATATCATTTCTGTATGGGAAAAAACTTATAATAAAAAAAATAATGATTGGCTTGTTTCTACTGTAAAAGATAGAAGAGATAAATTTATTTCTGATATAGAATCATGGATTAATTTGCTTAAAAAATTAAAGTATATGTCAAATATATTAAGGATAAAAACAGGAGTATTATGGGATTTTAGAGTAGGGGAGCTTGAAGAAGCAGATATATCATTACTTAAAAGATGGGTTGATTTTATAAATGAATATAAGGATATAGAAGTCATTTGCGATAGTATAGGCAGGAGAATTGATATAGAAAAGTCATTAAAGAATGTTGAGTTTAAAAACACTTACAGCAATACAAATAAAAAAATAAGTTCCAAAGAAGAGATAGTTGGAATATACTTTGCTAAAGATATAGAAAATGTTATACCTGAAGAACTTTCTTTATTATGCAATGAAGAAAGCGAAAAATTATTCAAATTAAAATATATAGAAAATAGACTTATGTGCTTTGATAAAAGTGCTTATGTGTTTAATGATGAGAGAGATAATATTGTAAAGGCAGGATATAGAGAAGGTAAAGGAGATATGATTATATGCATAGACACAAGCGGTTCTATGAAAGGTATTAATGAATATATTGCTAAGGCTACTATGTTTAAAATGGTTATGCAGGCTTTATCTGAAAATAGAAATGCTTATCTTATTAATTTCAGCACTGAGATATATACATGCAAATTTACTAAAGAAAATGGAATTGAAGATTTAATAAAATTCTTGAAGCTAAGTTATCATGGAGGTTCTGATATATACAAGGCTCTTTATGAGGCAAACAGAATGATGAATACATCTAGTTTCAGAAATGCTGATGTGTTAGTGTTATCCGATTTTATAATGGAAGATATACCTAATAATTTAGTAACTATGTGCAGCAAACAAAAAAATAACGGCAATAAATATTTTGCTGTATCTATAGGAAAATTTCCATTTGGATATTCGTATAGAAAAGTATTCAATAGACATTGGATATTTGATATAGATAATGGTTTAAAATCTATATATTAA
- a CDS encoding YidC/Oxa1 family membrane protein insertase: MFSDILYSLTIYPIEFILETIFYYFKVETQSSYTVSVILVSLIINILSLPLYNIAEKWQQKERDMQAKMKPMINNIKAVYKGDQAYLLIRTCQRINGYKTIYAFRGVLGLLIQIPFFLAGYNFFTSLTGAETESFFLIKSLGEADKIIHIGNYYINLLPFIMTAFSLASTFIYSKKLTFKESIPIFLMSLFFLVFLYSSPAILLLYWTINCAFSFFKNIVLINIEKIKNIISSISNNKIFILSAKIIYSLYTIFILIMTILYFLRNTLIVKSATEYPFLKLFIIHVKTYKDLLLIWFIISIIILLILINKKNILDFIKIESKLRLKIFISSLITITTLSGLFILTSLIASSGQEFENPFTIIFNVFFKYAGIFIVYPIFIYFLFSEKFKNNITFISIFIVLISLINTFVMVMDYGNISSNFKFELEYLLIPNLKQIIINIAFILLALFLTFIIIKKKLINLMFNILIIITISLFAVSLFDFVKINNEQKKLLEISSINNNLNNNDNIFNFSKTGTNIFIIILDRGNPEFGNIVFERFNDIKDEFDGFIWYPNTTAFGAATFGSIQALYGGYEYAPFELDGKYNLKDKHNEALLMMPQLFYDAGYDSVTFDPCFANFSWIPDLTIFKNYTNIKAYNQNNNMIEKELNNLLNDNLNNNINTNDIIKNNKNRAVRFSLFRMLPVFLRDKLYSKNDWFIPNAGRNLAVVGKSIQEYALLQALTNLTKINEEGNYFTIIHSDTTHEPFNYNTNFIPSLNIQDIPDEDMKYFGSDFSARSYYSTVASFRELSNFFKYLKENNIYDNTKIIIVSDHSGYFSPSEFDKNNMTGFKAFNSMLYFKDFNSKGNIVSNNTFMTIADVPYLAAKHLDNPKNPFTGQIITNYPKDSKGVDVIVTANPDPNANFEKNFNYIEHYNIKDNVFIMSNWTRIK, from the coding sequence ATGTTTTCTGATATACTTTACAGTTTAACTATATACCCTATTGAATTTATATTAGAAACAATATTCTATTACTTTAAGGTAGAAACACAAAGCAGTTATACTGTAAGCGTAATATTGGTAAGCTTAATTATAAATATATTGTCTCTTCCATTATACAATATAGCAGAAAAATGGCAGCAGAAAGAAAGAGATATGCAGGCGAAAATGAAGCCTATGATAAATAATATTAAAGCTGTATATAAAGGAGATCAGGCTTATTTATTAATTAGAACTTGTCAGCGAATAAATGGATACAAAACAATATATGCCTTCAGAGGAGTATTAGGTTTATTAATACAAATACCATTCTTTTTAGCAGGATATAATTTTTTTACTAGTCTTACAGGAGCTGAAACCGAGAGTTTTTTTCTCATTAAAAGCCTAGGAGAAGCTGATAAAATTATACATATTGGAAATTATTATATAAATTTACTTCCGTTTATAATGACTGCCTTTTCATTAGCATCTACATTTATATACTCAAAAAAATTAACATTCAAAGAATCAATACCGATATTTTTAATGAGTTTATTCTTTTTAGTATTTTTATATAGTTCTCCGGCAATACTTTTATTATATTGGACTATAAACTGTGCATTCTCATTTTTTAAAAATATAGTTTTGATAAATATTGAAAAAATAAAAAATATAATAAGCAGTATATCAAATAATAAAATATTTATTTTATCTGCTAAGATAATATATTCTCTATATACTATTTTTATATTAATAATGACTATTCTATATTTTTTAAGGAATACATTAATAGTTAAGTCAGCAACCGAATATCCTTTCTTAAAACTATTTATTATACATGTTAAAACTTATAAAGATTTGCTGCTTATATGGTTTATTATTTCAATTATAATATTACTGATATTAATAAATAAAAAAAATATATTAGATTTTATAAAAATAGAAAGCAAATTAAGATTAAAAATATTTATATCATCACTTATAACCATAACAACATTATCCGGTTTATTTATTTTGACTTCTTTAATAGCATCTTCAGGACAGGAATTTGAAAATCCATTTACTATAATATTTAATGTATTTTTTAAATATGCAGGTATATTTATTGTATACCCAATATTCATATATTTTTTATTTTCTGAAAAATTTAAAAACAATATAACTTTTATTTCAATATTTATAGTATTAATATCATTGATTAATACTTTTGTAATGGTAATGGACTATGGAAATATATCTAGCAATTTTAAATTTGAATTGGAATATTTACTCATACCAAATTTAAAACAAATAATTATAAATATCGCTTTTATATTATTAGCTTTGTTTTTAACATTTATAATAATAAAAAAGAAATTAATAAATTTAATGTTTAATATATTAATAATTATAACAATAAGTTTATTTGCTGTATCATTATTTGATTTTGTAAAAATAAATAATGAACAGAAAAAATTATTAGAAATATCATCTATAAATAATAATTTAAATAACAATGATAATATATTCAATTTTTCTAAAACAGGAACTAATATATTTATTATAATACTAGATAGAGGAAATCCTGAATTTGGAAATATAGTATTCGAAAGATTTAATGATATAAAAGATGAATTTGATGGCTTTATATGGTATCCAAATACCACTGCTTTTGGAGCTGCAACTTTTGGAAGCATACAAGCATTATATGGAGGATATGAATATGCCCCATTTGAATTGGATGGAAAATATAATCTTAAAGATAAACATAATGAAGCACTTCTCATGATGCCTCAATTATTTTATGATGCTGGTTATGATTCTGTAACATTTGATCCATGTTTTGCAAATTTCTCTTGGATTCCTGATCTTACTATATTCAAGAATTATACAAACATAAAAGCATATAATCAAAATAATAATATGATAGAAAAAGAATTAAATAATTTGCTTAACGATAATTTAAATAATAATATAAATACTAATGATATCATAAAAAATAATAAAAATAGGGCTGTAAGATTTTCATTATTTAGAATGCTTCCAGTATTTTTGAGAGATAAATTATATTCAAAAAATGATTGGTTTATACCTAATGCAGGAAGAAATTTAGCTGTAGTTGGCAAAAGCATACAGGAATATGCTCTATTACAAGCTTTAACAAATTTAACTAAAATAAATGAAGAAGGTAATTATTTTACTATTATACATAGTGATACAACACATGAACCTTTTAATTATAATACTAATTTTATACCTTCATTAAATATTCAAGATATTCCAGATGAAGATATGAAATATTTTGGAAGTGATTTTTCAGCAAGAAGTTATTATTCTACAGTTGCTTCTTTTAGAGAACTCTCAAATTTCTTTAAATATTTAAAAGAAAATAATATATATGATAATACAAAAATAATAATAGTTTCTGATCATTCAGGATATTTCTCTCCATCTGAATTTGATAAAAATAATATGACAGGATTTAAAGCATTTAATTCTATGCTTTATTTTAAGGATTTCAACTCAAAAGGAAATATAGTATCTAATAACACATTTATGACTATAGCAGATGTTCCATATTTAGCTGCTAAGCATTTAGATAATCCTAAAAATCCATTTACAGGACAAATAATAACTAATTATCCTAAAGACAGTAAAGGCGTGGATGTTATTGTAACAGCAAATCCAGACCCTAATGCTAATTTTGAAAAGAACTTCAATTATATAGAACATTATAATATAAAAGATAATGTTTTTATTATGAGTAATTGGACAAGAATAAAATAA
- the murI gene encoding glutamate racemase yields the protein MNIDSLSSNMPIAVFDSGLGGLTVLKKLIEMMPNENYVYIGDNANIPYGDKSKEEIINLTLKMTDFLVEQKCKMIIIACNTITACSYDILKQKYHIPVIEVISNAVIDALDKTKNNNISIMATEFTVNSNIYKNKIIEFNKQAKVTQTACKDLCPMIENDWYSYENRLEILKNYLENIDKNSDTLILGCTHYPHIINDIKKLLENGIINSINNIIDPSYHTAISAKEYLKNNNLLSDNKIENSKTIIFSTEKSEKINKLINMLLPKDTYKNYSIKYVDL from the coding sequence ATGAATATTGATTCTCTTTCATCAAATATGCCTATAGCAGTTTTTGATTCAGGATTAGGAGGTTTAACTGTTTTAAAAAAATTAATTGAAATGATGCCTAATGAAAATTATGTATATATAGGTGATAATGCCAATATACCATATGGTGATAAATCTAAAGAAGAAATAATAAACCTAACATTAAAAATGACTGACTTTTTAGTTGAGCAAAAATGCAAAATGATTATTATAGCATGCAATACTATAACAGCTTGCTCTTATGATATTTTAAAACAAAAATATCATATACCTGTAATTGAAGTTATATCAAATGCTGTAATAGATGCATTGGATAAAACAAAAAACAATAATATATCAATAATGGCTACAGAGTTTACAGTTAATTCTAATATATATAAAAATAAAATAATAGAATTTAATAAACAAGCAAAAGTCACTCAAACAGCATGCAAAGACTTATGTCCTATGATAGAAAATGATTGGTATAGTTATGAAAACAGATTAGAAATATTAAAAAACTACTTAGAAAATATAGATAAAAATTCAGATACTTTAATATTAGGATGCACTCATTATCCTCATATAATTAATGATATAAAAAAATTATTAGAAAATGGTATTATAAATTCTATAAATAATATAATAGATCCTTCATATCATACAGCAATATCAGCCAAAGAATATTTAAAAAATAATAATTTATTATCTGATAACAAAATAGAAAATTCTAAAACAATTATATTTTCCACAGAAAAATCAGAAAAGATAAATAAATTAATAAATATGCTGCTTCCAAAAGATACTTATAAAAATTATAGTATAAAATATGTAGATTTATAA
- a CDS encoding OadG family protein: protein MNSSIIEALQIMLIGMGVVVLFLIILVFVMKFVAGIVAQVDKLMPPPKEEISAAPPVISSSNDKMVAIAIALAHVHSSKSK from the coding sequence ATGAATAGTAGTATTATAGAAGCTTTGCAAATAATGCTCATAGGTATGGGTGTTGTTGTATTGTTTTTAATTATATTAGTTTTCGTTATGAAATTTGTCGCTGGTATAGTAGCACAAGTAGATAAATTAATGCCTCCTCCTAAGGAAGAAATATCTGCTGCTCCACCAGTTATATCATCAAGCAATGATAAAATGGTAGCTATTGCCATTGCTTTAGCACATGTTCATAGCAGTAAATCTAAATAA
- a CDS encoding biotin/lipoyl-containing protein, with protein MAKKEIKFMLTAFRDGFQSVYGARVLSKDFMPAVEAFVKAGVTYFESGGGATFQSAFFYNNENAFDVMDTFRKTVGPDVNLQTLARGVNVVGLESQPREMIKLHADLFKKHGITTIRNFDALNDVNNLIFSGKCIKEAGLKHQVCVSMMALPPGCEGAHDAEFYGKVLTQIKDKVDFDSVCFKDASGTTTPQVVYDTIKEARRILGKDVHIQMHSHETAGIGAVQYRAALDAGADCIDLSAAPVSGGTCQTDLIVMWHALRGTEYTLNVDIDKIREAEEVFKDCMKDYFLPPESRTVEPMIPFAPMPGGALTANTQMMRDINVMNRFPEVIKAMTEVVKKGGFGTSVTPVSQFYFQQAFNNVMQGEWKKIADGYGKMVLGYFGKTPSTPDPEIVKIASEQLGLQPTTELAMDIDDKNPKKGRKAAEQALKDAGITDLSDENVFIAAACKEKGIQFLKGEAKLGIRKNAGSASEGVKATSNEVTVTVGGSSYGVKIENGKAIVDGVSYDYTIKDGIVAGAAQSAAPASGGAATPVTAGLPGTVLKIVAPVGTQVQDGTTILIVEAMKMEVEIKSSASGVVKEVKVKPGDAVVAGQELAIVG; from the coding sequence ATGGCTAAAAAAGAAATAAAATTTATGCTAACAGCATTCAGAGACGGTTTCCAATCCGTTTATGGTGCTAGAGTATTATCTAAAGATTTTATGCCGGCTGTAGAAGCATTCGTTAAAGCCGGAGTTACATATTTTGAATCAGGCGGCGGTGCAACATTCCAAAGTGCATTCTTTTACAATAATGAAAATGCTTTTGATGTAATGGATACTTTCAGAAAAACTGTAGGTCCTGATGTAAACTTACAAACTTTAGCAAGAGGTGTTAACGTTGTAGGTTTGGAATCTCAGCCTAGAGAAATGATTAAACTTCATGCTGATTTATTCAAAAAGCATGGTATTACAACTATTAGAAACTTTGACGCTTTAAATGATGTTAATAACCTTATTTTCAGCGGTAAATGTATTAAAGAAGCAGGACTTAAACACCAAGTATGTGTTAGTATGATGGCTCTTCCTCCTGGATGTGAAGGTGCACATGATGCTGAATTCTATGGAAAAGTATTAACTCAAATTAAAGATAAAGTAGACTTTGATTCTGTATGTTTCAAAGATGCTTCAGGAACAACAACTCCTCAGGTAGTTTATGATACTATTAAAGAGGCTAGAAGAATATTAGGTAAAGATGTACATATACAAATGCATAGCCATGAAACTGCAGGTATAGGCGCTGTTCAGTACAGAGCTGCTTTAGATGCTGGTGCTGATTGTATAGACCTTTCAGCTGCTCCTGTATCAGGCGGTACTTGTCAAACAGACTTAATAGTTATGTGGCATGCTTTAAGAGGTACTGAATATACTCTTAATGTAGATATAGATAAAATCAGAGAAGCTGAAGAAGTATTCAAAGATTGTATGAAAGATTATTTCTTACCACCTGAAAGTAGAACAGTAGAGCCTATGATTCCATTTGCTCCTATGCCTGGTGGTGCTTTAACAGCTAATACTCAAATGATGAGAGATATTAATGTTATGAACAGATTCCCTGAAGTTATTAAAGCCATGACAGAAGTTGTTAAAAAAGGAGGTTTTGGTACTTCAGTAACTCCTGTATCTCAGTTCTATTTCCAACAAGCATTCAACAATGTAATGCAAGGTGAATGGAAAAAAATTGCTGATGGTTATGGAAAAATGGTATTAGGTTATTTCGGTAAAACACCTTCTACTCCAGACCCAGAAATCGTCAAAATAGCTAGTGAGCAATTAGGTTTACAGCCTACTACTGAACTTGCTATGGATATAGATGATAAAAACCCTAAAAAAGGTAGAAAAGCTGCTGAGCAGGCTTTAAAAGATGCAGGTATCACAGATCTTTCTGATGAAAATGTATTCATTGCTGCTGCTTGTAAAGAAAAAGGTATTCAATTCCTTAAAGGCGAAGCTAAACTTGGTATTAGAAAGAATGCCGGCAGTGCTTCTGAAGGTGTTAAAGCTACAAGTAATGAAGTTACTGTTACAGTTGGCGGTTCAAGCTATGGTGTAAAAATAGAAAATGGAAAAGCTATAGTTGATGGTGTAAGCTATGATTATACTATTAAAGACGGTATAGTTGCTGGTGCTGCTCAATCTGCTGCTCCTGCTTCTGGCGGTGCTGCTACTCCTGTTACTGCTGGTTTACCTGGTACAGTATTAAAAATAGTTGCTCCTGTTGGAACACAAGTTCAAGACGGAACTACTATATTAATAGTAGAAGCTATGAAAATGGAAGTTGAAATAAAATCTTCTGCAAGCGGAGTAGTTAAGGAAGTTAAAGTTAAACCGGGTGATGCTGTAGTTGCAGGTCAGGAATTGGCTATAGTTGGCTAA
- a CDS encoding sodium ion-translocating decarboxylase subunit beta, which yields MRKIFLVFALIFMTASVVLPQESAQEPLNIKDSLISLVRNTAFGGLFPRSEKEMAEAQAKAEKSKQEKYQTKLNDIKVKSAPLWQNAIMICVGLLLVYLAIAKGFEPLLLIPIGMGGILANIPIANIAALPIVEIMNGIPVTISSGGFLGQIYTFGIESGLFPLFIFIGVGAMTDFGPLIANPKTALLGAAAQIGIFGTLLGAMIISTYIPVISFTLKDAASIGIIGGADGPTAIFTASRLSPGLLGAIAVAAYSYMALVPIIQPPIMKWLTTENERKIEMKQLRPVSKREKIIFPLTVIILVALLLPDAAPLIGALMFGNLIKESGVTERLSKTAQNELINIVTIMLGLSVGSKLAADKFLRFETLGILVLGLVAFSMGTAGGVLLAKLMNLFSKDKINPLIGAAGVSAVPMAARVANKVGQESNPHNFLLMHAMGPNVSGVIGSAVAAGVLLAILG from the coding sequence ATGAGAAAAATATTTTTAGTATTTGCACTTATCTTTATGACAGCATCTGTGGTGCTTCCTCAAGAAAGTGCTCAAGAACCTCTTAATATAAAAGATTCGCTTATTTCTTTAGTGAGAAATACTGCTTTCGGAGGTTTATTTCCTAGAAGCGAAAAAGAAATGGCAGAAGCTCAGGCTAAAGCTGAAAAGAGTAAACAAGAAAAATATCAAACTAAATTAAATGATATTAAAGTAAAATCTGCTCCATTATGGCAGAATGCTATAATGATTTGTGTGGGCTTACTTTTAGTTTATCTTGCTATAGCTAAAGGTTTTGAGCCACTTCTTCTTATCCCTATAGGTATGGGAGGAATTTTAGCTAATATTCCTATTGCAAATATTGCTGCTTTGCCTATAGTAGAGATTATGAATGGTATACCTGTTACTATAAGCAGCGGAGGTTTTTTAGGTCAGATATATACTTTTGGTATCGAATCTGGTTTATTCCCATTATTCATATTCATTGGTGTTGGAGCTATGACAGACTTTGGTCCGCTTATCGCTAACCCTAAAACTGCTTTATTAGGTGCTGCTGCTCAAATAGGTATATTTGGTACTTTATTAGGTGCTATGATAATATCTACATACATACCAGTAATTTCTTTCACATTGAAAGATGCTGCTTCAATAGGTATTATCGGTGGTGCTGACGGTCCTACTGCTATATTTACAGCTTCAAGACTTTCTCCTGGATTATTAGGAGCTATTGCTGTTGCTGCTTATTCATATATGGCTTTGGTACCTATAATACAGCCTCCTATTATGAAATGGCTTACTACTGAAAATGAAAGAAAAATTGAAATGAAACAGCTTCGTCCTGTTAGTAAAAGAGAAAAAATCATTTTCCCTCTTACTGTTATAATACTTGTTGCTTTATTATTACCAGATGCTGCTCCTTTAATTGGTGCTTTAATGTTTGGTAATTTGATTAAAGAATCTGGTGTTACTGAAAGACTTTCTAAAACTGCCCAAAATGAGTTAATTAACATAGTTACAATAATGTTAGGTTTATCTGTTGGTAGTAAATTAGCTGCTGATAAATTCTTACGTTTTGAAACATTGGGTATATTAGTATTAGGTTTAGTAGCATTCTCAATGGGTACAGCAGGCGGAGTACTTCTTGCTAAATTAATGAACTTATTCAGCAAAGACAAAATCAATCCTCTTATCGGAGCTGCTGGAGTATCAGCTGTTCCTATGGCTGCAAGAGTTGCTAACAAAGTTGGACAGGAATCTAACCCTCATAACTTCTTACTTATGCATGCTATGGGTCCAAACGTTTCAGGAGTAATTGGTTCTGCAGTTGCTGCTGGTGTACTTTTGGCTATATTAGGTTAA
- a CDS encoding DUF2156 domain-containing protein, with product MINFEPISLEKQELYHKYFSITPEQSADYTFMNLLGLKDIYMLEWAFTEKLVWIRQKSPYTIYWAPVGDWFNTNFCTDFSPCEISGETIIRIPKELALFWEKTTKIKVKETRDEWEYLYDFNELVTLPGKKFHNKKNLYNQFLKNEFKYVTIDNKTVINDILDFEAKWEEEEKKNNAALNENNAEECETFDSTKLLTHEVRAEADTIMIKTLLGNWDIINNISGGAIYIDNKIVAYTIADLSMRDTIVVHSERGDRNYKGTYQAINRMFLENLKDNINDYERFKFVNREQDVGDLGLRKAKMSYNPVGYIEKYKGFCTEF from the coding sequence ATGATTAATTTTGAACCTATTTCATTAGAAAAACAGGAACTTTATCATAAATATTTTTCTATCACTCCGGAGCAATCTGCTGATTATACATTTATGAATTTGTTAGGATTAAAAGATATATATATGCTTGAATGGGCATTTACAGAAAAGCTAGTTTGGATAAGACAAAAATCACCTTATACTATATATTGGGCTCCTGTAGGCGATTGGTTTAATACAAACTTCTGCACTGATTTTAGCCCTTGTGAAATTTCAGGCGAAACTATAATAAGAATACCTAAAGAACTTGCTTTATTTTGGGAGAAAACAACTAAAATAAAAGTAAAAGAAACTAGAGATGAATGGGAATACTTATATGATTTTAATGAATTAGTAACATTACCTGGTAAAAAATTTCATAATAAGAAAAATTTATATAATCAATTTCTTAAAAATGAATTCAAATATGTTACAATAGATAATAAAACTGTAATAAATGATATACTTGACTTTGAGGCTAAATGGGAAGAAGAAGAGAAAAAAAACAATGCAGCTTTAAATGAAAATAATGCAGAAGAATGTGAAACTTTTGACAGTACTAAACTATTAACCCATGAAGTAAGAGCCGAAGCTGATACTATAATGATAAAAACTTTACTTGGTAATTGGGATATAATAAATAATATATCTGGAGGAGCCATTTATATAGATAATAAAATAGTAGCATACACAATAGCTGATTTAAGTATGAGAGATACTATAGTAGTTCATTCTGAAAGAGGAGATAGAAATTATAAAGGTACATATCAAGCAATAAACAGAATGTTCTTAGAAAATTTAAAAGACAATATAAATGATTATGAAAGATTTAAATTTGTAAATAGAGAACAAGATGTAGGAGATTTAGGACTTAGAAAAGCAAAGATGTCTTATAACCCTGTAGGATATATAGAGAAATATAAAGGTTTCTGTACAGAATTCTAA
- a CDS encoding flavodoxin family protein yields MKKILILNGSPRLNGNTSALIEEFTKGAKLNGNDIIKFDLDRMNIHCCKGCLKGGKNPDSPCSQKDDMDKIYPHYKEADILILASPMYYWAFSAQLKIFIDRIFAVTEIDPNYKTPYKECIMLMAAEGNDDNNSKPVIEYYKYLLNYLGWKDLGYLIAGGVFNIGDIKEKKEFLNKAFEMGKAII; encoded by the coding sequence ATGAAAAAAATATTAATTTTAAATGGAAGCCCTAGATTAAACGGCAATACTTCTGCTTTGATAGAGGAATTTACTAAAGGAGCAAAACTTAATGGAAATGATATAATAAAATTCGATTTAGATAGAATGAATATACATTGCTGTAAAGGCTGTTTAAAAGGAGGTAAAAACCCTGATAGCCCATGCTCTCAGAAAGATGATATGGATAAAATATACCCTCATTATAAAGAAGCCGATATATTAATATTAGCTTCCCCTATGTATTATTGGGCTTTTTCTGCTCAATTAAAAATCTTTATAGATAGAATATTCGCTGTTACTGAAATAGATCCAAATTATAAAACACCATATAAAGAATGCATTATGCTTATGGCAGCAGAAGGAAATGATGATAATAATTCTAAACCTGTTATAGAATATTATAAATATCTATTAAATTATTTAGGCTGGAAAGATTTAGGTTATTTAATTGCAGGAGGAGTATTTAATATAGGTGATATCAAAGAAAAAAAAGAGTTTTTAAATAAGGCATTTGAAATGGGAAAAGCTATAATTTAA
- a CDS encoding winged helix-turn-helix transcriptional regulator — MKKDNNKLKEKYMEDTGFAYTMSLISGKYKMIILYILSELNVVRYNELKRIISNISHKTLSLTLKELEKDDLITRKEYPQIPPKVEYSLSKRGKSLIPILDAICVWGEKNRK; from the coding sequence ATGAAAAAAGATAATAACAAACTGAAAGAAAAATATATGGAAGATACAGGTTTTGCTTATACTATGTCATTGATATCAGGTAAATATAAAATGATAATATTATATATATTGTCAGAATTAAATGTTGTAAGATATAATGAATTGAAGCGAATTATATCAAACATTTCTCATAAAACATTAAGTTTAACTTTAAAAGAATTAGAAAAAGATGATTTAATTACTAGAAAAGAATACCCTCAAATACCTCCTAAAGTAGAATATAGCTTATCTAAAAGAGGAAAATCATTAATACCAATATTAGATGCTATATGCGTATGGGGAGAGAAAAACAGAAAATAA